The genomic DNA TCAGCGGATTGCGTGCCTGGGTTGGCTTCAAGCAAATCGGAATCGAATACGACCGCGGAGCCCGTTTTGCCGGCGAGCCTCAAATGTCTATTGGGAGGCTGTTTTCGCTGGCTTTTGACGGGATTTTCTCGTTCTCGAACATTCCGTTACGATTCGCCACGTTCGTCGGATTTGCGGCAGCGGCGGTTTCGTTTGCCGGCGGGTTGCTTGTCATCTATGAAAAGCTCTTTACCGATAAGGCGATTCTCGGGTGGGCTTCGACAATTGTGACTATGACGTTTCTCGGCGGGTTAACCCTGATGACTCTCGGCATCATCGGCGAGTATATCGGCAGGATCTATGACGAAGTGAAGCAGCGGCCCTTGTACATTATCAGCGAAGCACTCGGATTCGAGCAGAAGAATATCACATCAACGCCGCGTAGTGTTGCCCCCTTGATCGAGATCAGGTCAAACTAACACACTCCCGCGACACAGCATACGGGGTTCTGCATTATTCGTACGATGCCGCTTCTTCCTGCGGAATTGGACGATACTCACGATGCACTTTTTTCGCTCCAATGAACCGCCACACAAGCCTCCACATTCCCCTCCACAAAATTCCCATATCCATCCAGAACGACCTGTTGACAGCGTAGAATCCCTCGGAGATAATCTGTTCTTCCTCGGTTGTTTCGTCAACTTCGTTTGTATCAAGAATGCTGATAACTCCCCCCTGACACTTCAACCGGGTACGCCGGTACTCTTCGGTGATGGAGAATGCAATCTCGGGATCCATCGGCCTGTTCCCGACAATCATGATGTCGCCTTTCATGACATTCAGAAGGTTGCCGATGCGGGAGATGAGGTGCGGCAGTTTTGTCAAGGGGTCGGGGTTGTGACCGACGGGACGCTTCGTAAGGTCGGCGGGCCCGATATAGACAAGATCAAAAACACGCAAGCGGAGTTTGCCGAATGCAAGCTGATGCGGATCGGGGGCAATGCGTTTTACGCGCGTAATGAGGGGAAACCTGAGAGAAACCATTAGAACAAGGAACAACACGGCAAGTAGAGGGATCAGGAGCAGAAACAAGACCAACGCGATGAACCTGTTCGAGAGCAGATAAAATCTGTACCCTCTCTTCGGCTGTTCAATTTCGAGAGCGGCAAGCTTGTCTTCAATCGTCAGAAAAGATTCCCTCTTTACATCAATCATCATGTTGCCTTGCAATATCGCTTCGCTCACATGAGTCTGCGGTCCGACGAACGTACTTGAGAGAACGACGGCATTCTGCAGTTTGGCCCCGACATCCACCATCACGTCGTGTCCGATAATGGTTCCCTGACCGAGGTTTACCCCTTTGCCGATGCGGCACCGATCGCCAATGACAAGAGGTGCCTGAAACGCAACGTGGCTTGATGAGCTGACGCCCTTTCCAATCCACACACCGGGCTGTAACTCGATTCCGGGAATGTTGATGCCGGGATACTTTCGCTCGAGAATTTCCTTCTGAACATCAAGGTATGGCTTCCAACCGTTAATCCGCATCAGCGGCCCTTCCGTTTCGAGGCCAAACAGATTTAGGGCGACATTTTGGCTGGCGAGCCAGCATGCCTGCAGAAGGTTGTAACCGGCAACATCCGGCAGAAGTTCAATCACTTCGGGCTCAAGGAAGCAGATGCCGGAATCGACCATTTGCAGATTGCCGACAAGATGCATACGGGTGCCGACCGAATGAATCCGGCTGTACTCGTCGAATACGACGGTGAGGCCTTGAACAGCTTCCCGTGTTGCCGTGCAGAGGAATGTGGCATCGGCCCGTTTTGACCAATGGAACTCCAACGCTTCACGCAGGTCAATATCTGTGACAATATCTGACGAGATGATAACGAGGGTTTCATTCTCAAAGAGATGCTTCATATGCCGGAGGGCATTCACAAAACCGAATGGCGGACGCTCGAAATGATAGGCAATTGTTGCGCCCCACCGGGCGCCATCGTTAAAGTACTCTTCGACACGATTCGACATGTGGTTACAGCTCATCCTGATGGTCTTGATACCATGTCGGACAAACCACTCAACCTGATGCTCCATAATCGGTTTGTTGACAATCGGAAGCAGCCCGACAGGGACCTGGTACGTCAGCGGCTTGAACGACTCGGAAACAGCCGAAGGAAGGATAATACTTGTGACATTGTTCTTCATGTTACCGGCGATGGGCTAGAATGTCCTTGTATGCAAGTTCTTCCGATTCATACATCTCAAACACATTGTGCAGGTTCATCAATTTGAACATCCGTCCGATTTCAGGGCGCAGATCAACCAGCGCAAAGAATCCGTTGACCGATTGCATATGCTTCCGGGCATTCACCAAGGCCCCAACACCGGAGCTGTCAACAATCTTGATTTCCCGCATATTCACGATAAGAATCGGACCGACTGCGGCCGGCAAAGCTTGCACAAGTCTCAGAAATTCATCGGCATTTTCAAGTGTCAGCCGCGGACCGGGTTCTATCACGGTCAGTCCTTTCTCCGTAAGTTCTCGGATGGAAATCATGGCTTACAGTACCTTGGTCACGACCAGAGTGAGATCATCTGTCGGAGCAAGCGAGTTGAATCTTGCAAGATCGGTTTTGACACAATTGAGAATCTTTTCCGCAGTCTCGACCTTGCCTCGTTGCACAAGATGTATCAACCGTTCCTCGCCATAGGCTTCGAGCTTCTTGTTGCGATGCTCCGTGACGCCGTCAGTGAAGTACACCACAACGTCGTCCGTTTGAAGCTGCACCGAATGTTCGCTGAATCGCTGCACCGGATCGACGCCGATGAGTGTTCCATCAGAATACAACCGGATCGCATCCTCGCCATCTCCCCGAATGACGATCGGAGACACATGACCTGAACCCGTGTACGTGAGGATCTTTGTCTCCGGATCGAACAACGCATAGAACATTGTGAACAACTTGCGGGATGACACCGCCTTCTTGTGCAGGATGGTGTTTATCTTCGTCATAACAGCCGAAGTTGACGGAGTCTCACGCGTCAGAAAATGCGTTGTGGTGCGCAGCAGGTTTCCGAACAGCGCTGCCGGAACTCCTTTCCCTTCTACATCTGCAACAACAATTCCCATCTTCCTGCCTTCAACAAGGATCAAGTCGAAATAGTCTCCTCCAACAAACTCAGCCGATTGCGTGTATGTTGCAATAGAAAGTCCACACGAATGCGATGGAGGGATGGAGGGAAGAAGGCTTTGCTGAACGGCGATTGCATGACTTATTTCATGTTGGTGCGCAACATGTTGTCGCCCCAAGGAAGAAGAAGAGAGTTTCAACCCGAATATGGCCGCAAGCTGATTCGATAGTGCGTGAAGCCCTGCCCTGTCCGAGGGGAGAAGCCGCTGGTCGGGTCGATCGAAGGCAATCAGCCCGATCGGTGCGCCCTGCCAGATTAAGGGAGTAAGGAGGAGCCCGTTGGCATAATGGGTGCGACGACGCTGTTCCGAAGCAAGTACAGCGAAAACCTTCTCTCCCCGTTCGCGCACAGAACGCTCAAGGCGTTCCACAGCTTCGGAAGCATGGAGATGCTTCGTGTACAGTAAATCGGAGGAAACGGCAAAAAGTCCGGCATGTGCCTCAAGAACAGGCAACAAGTCATCGAGTACCTCACGCATAACGGCGTACCCGTCATTGAGCCCGTTCACTTTGTCGGAAAGCTCAATAAACGCCCGCCCCTTGTTCAGCCGTGAGGAGGGAATACTGTGGTGAACCGCTGAAGACTCTTGAACAAGGCTCATAATTGCACCTCGTTGCATTGCACATGTATTTGTGGTGAATTGCCGGTTCTCATGTCCATTCACAAGAGAACCCTCTTGCCCGGCTTTGGCACATGGCGATGCCGAAGCGAGCACGCGGTTTATTTTGAATAAACAAGTTTGAGTGTCAGGCATGAAAGATCGTCATGATTGAATTCCGCAAACGATTGTGACACCTTCAGGCCATTAAGTTCAATACGCTCCGAGTTCTCCTCGACCAACTTGAATCCCGAATCTGCAAAGTACTTCAACCACTCCGGACGCTGTATGCGGTTGAAGTATTGGACATCATTCTGAAAGCAGAGGCGCCACACCGTGTTGGAATACCGCAGGTAGTTCTTGTTGTACGGCATGGTACTGTCATACAACGTCAGGTGATCGCCAAGATCGACAAGATGAATTGCCAGCCCGCGGGGATTCAGAACGCGATGACATCCCTTCATGAACTCCGGGATGATTTGTTTCTCCACATGCTCGAGCACGGAACAGCTGAAAATCAAGTCAAAGTAACCGTCGGGGAATTGTTCAAGGGAACCAGTCGGGCTGAGCACGTACTTGTGTCCAAGCAGCATATATGCTTCTTCAAATGTCGTCGCCTGAAGTACCTTGTCCAGCAGGCCGTGTACGCGTACCTTTTCTACATCCGTCATCGGAATGGTCTGATCGACGATGTCAGAAAATTCCTTGAAGTATTGATGAAACGCCGGGAACTGACGGTTATCCCACACGTCGAACAAGTATACTTCCACGTCATAGAAAAGGCGGAGAATCGTGGACTCCCAATGCAGCCATCCTGTTCCCAACTCCAGAAGCCGGTCTCCGTTTTTGACTGCGTTATGTTTGCGCACCTGACTGATTATCTCCCGGGCACGATCGACGTACACTTTCGGCAATCCTGCCGTAGCTCTCCTTTTTGCGCCAACCGTATTTCCAAGGTGGCGGTAGATTTTTTTTGTTTGACCGGAGGCAGAGAAAAGCTTGAGCGCTCCTGCGGCAATCATGTAACGAACCATTGAGAATCCCCTCTAATAGAGTTCAGTGTAGCAAAACAGTGAGTTTATGTAGTCCCCCGAATACGCTGCCAGAGTGTAATGATAATGAACAGTGGATTGCCAATCAGGTATCGCTTTGCGAGGCGGCGCGGTTCCATGCGAAGTCTCCACAACCACTCGATCCCAAGTTCGCGCCATGCGACAGGCGCACGGGGAATCCGTCCGGAAAAAAAATCAAATAATCCTCCTACAGTGACTACTGTGGTATTACTCGCAGCCTTCAAGTGTTGCCACGCCCAGCGTTCCTGCAACGGGCTTCCCATCCCGACAAGCACAAGACACCTGCCGATTGTTTTTACGTGTTCCACAATTTCTCTCGATGATGCGTCGTCCAGGTAACCGTGATGGATATACGGAATGCGAAGTCCGGGCGTATCGCGCATCAGGTTCCGGGCGCATTGTTCGGCAACGCCCGGCTCCCCGCCGATAAGAACCATCGGAAGGCCTTTCTCCGCGGCTGCCTTGCAGAGAAGAGGAAGCAAGTCGGTTCCGTTGAGGTTATGACGCAAGGAAATACCGAGAAGCGAGCCTGCAATGCGAACACCAATACCATCGGGCAAAACCAGATCGGCAAGTGTCAATTGACGAGCAAAATCGGAATTGAATGCCGCAAGATTGAGCGCATGAGGATGAACAATATACACCATGCGCGCTTGCTGTCCGTTGTGTGCTTCAGTTATTGCCGTTAAGGCTTCGTCTATTGTGATGTTATCAACATAAGCGGAGACCACACGGGGCCGGGGCAAGGAGCGTAATCCACTCCGAGGCGCCAGCACACGCGCTATCATTGAGCGTATCAGCACTGCAATTTTGCTTCCTATCGATTGGTTGTCGAGCAACCGCTGCTCCTCAACCGCCATATCGCCGTAAGGTATGCCCAGATACACACGGGCTTCAACCGGCGAAACCCAGCCCCGCGGCCTTCTTGCAGAAACGCGTGCCCCTACGAGCGGCGACTTCCTCACCATTACATCGCGAAGGCGGGCACGAGGCAGCAAGCCATAGCTGTCGCGCGGCTCCCCATCTTCCATTCCCGTTCGAGTCGGATTCAGCAACTCGTCTATTTCTGTTTCGGCTGGACTCTTTCCCACCGCTTACGATGCTCCCTTTGCAGTGACCACCGCTTTGACCGTTTGCAAGAGGATTTTGAGATCCGAACGGAGAGTTCTCTTGTGAATGTACTGGACGTCGAGTGTCACCTGTTCTTCAAACTGGATCTGATTGCGTCCACTCACCTGCCAAATGCACGTGATACCGGGGAGAATATCGAGCCGGTAGTGATGGCGGTTGTTGTAGAGGGCTACTTCGCTGGGCAGCGGCGGACGCGGCCCGACAAGTGACATGTCGCCCTTCAGTACGCACCACAACTGGGGTAATTCATCAATGCTCAGCTTGCGGATAATCCTGCCGACCGGGGTGACGCGCGGATCGTTTTTCATCTTGAAGATCACACCGTTCATTTCGTTGTGCTGCATCAACTTGGACTTCAAGTCCTCGGCGTTGAGAATCATGGATCTGAATTTGTAGAACTTGAAGGTTTTTCCCCATTTACCGACGCGTGTTTGTGTGAAAATCACTGGCCCTCCATCCTGCAACTTGATGGCCAACGCTGTAATAATAAAAAAGGGTGACAGCAAGATCATGCACACGATCGATCCGACAATGTCGAACAATCGTTTGACCGGAGCCCGAAGCGCAACAAACAGACTCCAAGTTTTGATCTTGGTTCTCACCATGATTGTGCGGTACAGTCGCTTCAATGCCATACGCACCGATGGTGGATAAGTAACTGTTTTCGTTGCCGCTGCCATTTCCGGCTGCAGCAAGTCTTCGCGTGATTGAAGTCCAAGTGTATCTTCTATGTTATTCGACAGCATGATACCCCCCGTCATATCATTGCAATAAACCAAAAAAGACTTACTACCGCTCGGTGCGCATCCACACCTTGTTTGTTTTTCCGGCGAGCATGGAGACGTACACGCCGACTTTCCAGATGAGGTAGTGCGGCAGATACAGAAATGCCAGCAAGTTCCTCGGATGCACACGTGCAAGAATCAACCCCAAAATGCAATGGATGGCAATCATACCGATAACGGACCACCATCCCCACAACATCCATTGTGTCAACAAGAGGCCGTACGAATCAAGAGCCACATTAACAAGAACGAACCCCGCAGCGCCAAGAAACAAAATGGCCAGTGGTGGAAATGCCGCATCCAACGCGGCTTCGAATGTATACAGGCTTTTCCTCTTCCATGCCTCTTTCATTAGAAGAGGAACCCGGTTCTTCATACTTGCAAAGCGCCCGCCTTCCCATCGAATCCGCTGCGTTTTGGCGTTCGAAGAATCTTCGGGCATAATTGCATACACAATCGGTTTGGGATTGAAGTGGATTTTTTCCCCTTGCCGGACGAGTTCCATTCCCATATCCAGATCCTCTCCCAATGACGTCTCATCCCATTTCATCGTGCGAAGAACGTCAACCGAAAAACACATGCCGTTACCTTTGAGCGGAACCGAAAAGCCGAGCGCGGCTTTGCCTAACGGCCTCACGTAGTTCTGAAGGGCAAAAGCAATAAGCATGAGTTGAACACGCCAAGATCCTGCGTTATCAAGAACAAGGTCACTGCTCTGCACAATACGATGCCCTTCGTCCAGC from Bacteroidota bacterium includes the following:
- a CDS encoding sugar transferase translates to MKNNVTSIILPSAVSESFKPLTYQVPVGLLPIVNKPIMEHQVEWFVRHGIKTIRMSCNHMSNRVEEYFNDGARWGATIAYHFERPPFGFVNALRHMKHLFENETLVIISSDIVTDIDLREALEFHWSKRADATFLCTATREAVQGLTVVFDEYSRIHSVGTRMHLVGNLQMVDSGICFLEPEVIELLPDVAGYNLLQACWLASQNVALNLFGLETEGPLMRINGWKPYLDVQKEILERKYPGINIPGIELQPGVWIGKGVSSSSHVAFQAPLVIGDRCRIGKGVNLGQGTIIGHDVMVDVGAKLQNAVVLSSTFVGPQTHVSEAILQGNMMIDVKRESFLTIEDKLAALEIEQPKRGYRFYLLSNRFIALVLFLLLIPLLAVLFLVLMVSLRFPLITRVKRIAPDPHQLAFGKLRLRVFDLVYIGPADLTKRPVGHNPDPLTKLPHLISRIGNLLNVMKGDIMIVGNRPMDPEIAFSITEEYRRTRLKCQGGVISILDTNEVDETTEEEQIISEGFYAVNRSFWMDMGILWRGMWRLVWRFIGAKKVHREYRPIPQEEAASYE
- a CDS encoding STAS domain-containing protein; this translates as MISIRELTEKGLTVIEPGPRLTLENADEFLRLVQALPAAVGPILIVNMREIKIVDSSGVGALVNARKHMQSVNGFFALVDLRPEIGRMFKLMNLHNVFEMYESEELAYKDILAHRR
- a CDS encoding SpoIIE family protein phosphatase, coding for MSLVQESSAVHHSIPSSRLNKGRAFIELSDKVNGLNDGYAVMREVLDDLLPVLEAHAGLFAVSSDLLYTKHLHASEAVERLERSVRERGEKVFAVLASEQRRRTHYANGLLLTPLIWQGAPIGLIAFDRPDQRLLPSDRAGLHALSNQLAAIFGLKLSSSSLGRQHVAHQHEISHAIAVQQSLLPSIPPSHSCGLSIATYTQSAEFVGGDYFDLILVEGRKMGIVVADVEGKGVPAALFGNLLRTTTHFLTRETPSTSAVMTKINTILHKKAVSSRKLFTMFYALFDPETKILTYTGSGHVSPIVIRGDGEDAIRLYSDGTLIGVDPVQRFSEHSVQLQTDDVVVYFTDGVTEHRNKKLEAYGEERLIHLVQRGKVETAEKILNCVKTDLARFNSLAPTDDLTLVVTKVL
- a CDS encoding methyltransferase domain-containing protein; this encodes MVRYMIAAGALKLFSASGQTKKIYRHLGNTVGAKRRATAGLPKVYVDRAREIISQVRKHNAVKNGDRLLELGTGWLHWESTILRLFYDVEVYLFDVWDNRQFPAFHQYFKEFSDIVDQTIPMTDVEKVRVHGLLDKVLQATTFEEAYMLLGHKYVLSPTGSLEQFPDGYFDLIFSCSVLEHVEKQIIPEFMKGCHRVLNPRGLAIHLVDLGDHLTLYDSTMPYNKNYLRYSNTVWRLCFQNDVQYFNRIQRPEWLKYFADSGFKLVEENSERIELNGLKVSQSFAEFNHDDLSCLTLKLVYSK
- a CDS encoding WecB/TagA/CpsF family glycosyltransferase, encoding MGKSPAETEIDELLNPTRTGMEDGEPRDSYGLLPRARLRDVMVRKSPLVGARVSARRPRGWVSPVEARVYLGIPYGDMAVEEQRLLDNQSIGSKIAVLIRSMIARVLAPRSGLRSLPRPRVVSAYVDNITIDEALTAITEAHNGQQARMVYIVHPHALNLAAFNSDFARQLTLADLVLPDGIGVRIAGSLLGISLRHNLNGTDLLPLLCKAAAEKGLPMVLIGGEPGVAEQCARNLMRDTPGLRIPYIHHGYLDDASSREIVEHVKTIGRCLVLVGMGSPLQERWAWQHLKAASNTTVVTVGGLFDFFSGRIPRAPVAWRELGIEWLWRLRMEPRRLAKRYLIGNPLFIIITLWQRIRGTT
- a CDS encoding sugar transferase produces the protein MAAATKTVTYPPSVRMALKRLYRTIMVRTKIKTWSLFVALRAPVKRLFDIVGSIVCMILLSPFFIITALAIKLQDGGPVIFTQTRVGKWGKTFKFYKFRSMILNAEDLKSKLMQHNEMNGVIFKMKNDPRVTPVGRIIRKLSIDELPQLWCVLKGDMSLVGPRPPLPSEVALYNNRHHYRLDILPGITCIWQVSGRNQIQFEEQVTLDVQYIHKRTLRSDLKILLQTVKAVVTAKGAS
- a CDS encoding glycosyltransferase family 2 protein, giving the protein MEIVLVVLQAPFLLMAVFLSLYLILLTLAPFVIPAKKKAQPSRQRKFAIIIPAHNEEKVIEGTLRSAFEIAYPRELFDVIVVADNCTDQTSKLALGAGAIVFQRSDPTNKGKGYALNWIIPQVLERLPAPGYDACVFVDADSVISKDFLHEMNISLDEGHRIVQSSDLVLDNAGSWRVQLMLIAFALQNYVRPLGKAALGFSVPLKGNGMCFSVDVLRTMKWDETSLGEDLDMGMELVRQGEKIHFNPKPIVYAIMPEDSSNAKTQRIRWEGGRFASMKNRVPLLMKEAWKRKSLYTFEAALDAAFPPLAILFLGAAGFVLVNVALDSYGLLLTQWMLWGWWSVIGMIAIHCILGLILARVHPRNLLAFLYLPHYLIWKVGVYVSMLAGKTNKVWMRTER